gGCGGCATGTGAGActgtacgcataatataatatcataacatgcACAGTGCCTGTATCGGCGATGgcgacatttatttattattatttttattttatacgcacACACTGTATGTGCACACCACCACGGCTTTTCACTCGGATCACGCGATCCAAATATTTAGACAACGCCGGCGCGCGCGATGAATAATCGCGTCTGCGTCTGTTACAATatcgttatgataatattgtaatacgctgcagcagcagcagcagcaacggGCAaaaagaaacgaataaaaaactaTATCTAACGACACGGACCTCGCCGCACTTTTTTACCGGGCGTGTGGGTCCCGCGTATAACGCACGGCGGCCGCGACGATTTTTTGCCCACACACTCTATACagctattatgataatattatacgtatagactattatattatacaccattaGTCGTATACCCGGTTTGCGGTCGATGTCCGGTGGTAGCAGCTGGTATATGACACGCGGTAGGGCGGGGTGGGCGAGAAATAAACATAGGTACTAAtcgttataataaacaaaagttATAGACGTTTGCGGTAGTGCAtacataataacacaatattatattataacgatgacAAATACGCGGTGcggtatacacaataatattattcacgatATGTACacgcattaaacatattttgaaatcatCGTACGCCACagcgtgttattatattataatattgtaatattcctACCAAACGAAAGTGTCACTAATGGGTGGCTGCTCTCCTCAAATGTTTATcactataatatgtcatattatagtgataaacattgtataatctattggaatatttttttattttttttttatgtttcaataccttatattttgtcattcctgtatcatatatttacttattgtgcCTTATTGTGCAGATTGCTAAtttccatataaaaataaaaaaaataataaataaatattataatattcaccgAAACcaccataatattgtaaaagtgcaataataataataaaaaaaaataatattatgcactcgaGTTGCACTATAGCACTCTTATACACACACATCGCATAACACATTTCGTACACGCACAAAGAGACACTTACACACATAtgcgacatattattattcgcgGACCCGGTCGGAATGCAGTCTCTGGTGGATataacgtgtataataataataataagcgcgCGCGACGAGCGAGACCAGTTTGGCAGCCATTTgtcacgtatatattatattatattattatattatgagaccCCCTATGTGCCGCCGCCTAAGTCGCGCACGGGCACGGCACGACGACAAGTAAATAAGGCATGTCGTCACGTCTATATAGTAACGTTTAACATTATACAATAGTgcctattatagtatactatggTCTTATATCTATCATCTATGCATTAATCGCACAACGGCTCATGGATTTGGACAACGAATTTGATACAGCTGCTGCAGTTGCAGGACTTGCGCACTCGGGTTGGACTACTGGTatagctaggtaggtacctacgttataGTTACGCGCGTGTCACTATAATCGATATTAATTATGAGTCAATTATACtgctgttataatatgttaccctGTCCACAATGCTACGATTAATATCTACGCgcattagaaaaaaaagtaaaattatttcaaattaaagaaggTATATTGAGAATGAGCTAATAGCAAATGCTCGCTATTTACTATAGTTAGTGACTGGTTGACAAGGAACGAATATTTGAAAATCacttccaaattaaaaaaaaactataggtaGTATGAAATGGtctaaaatttccaaaatttaatttgttttataaaatcaaaatgttcacataccctatatatatttattagtcatATAATAATTCAACGAAGCAACACGTCCActactattataactataaagttAAGACCAGGTCGACCGTTACTTAATTTTGTTACTtacttttgttatttaatatttataaccaataaCAGGGGCGGACTGACCCAGTGGTCCACTGTCATAGAGGACAGTGAGCAGCTGTAATTGGTTGGGTTTTGGGCCGATGGCTTGTAAGTGGTACGATTATATCATATAAGGCATAAACAAATAGCAATGTGACACAAACATAATaggattataaatttatatgagACAGAGATGTCAACAAACTTTAATAGTTAAATGTTTCAGTTTCTATAACGAATAAACCATAAACGAGTCTCTTGTAtttgccattatattattttgggggcaaacaaatattttggcaCCTAAGTCTCCTCTAGTTTCCAACACATTACGCACATGGTCAGggttatttacatttaaaaatatataaatttctaagttcttataaattcaatataaattgtgtGGTTTTGGGAttcattgaaaatgttatacctatatctaaagTTAGAATTACTTATTAAGCTGTATAGGTACACTTAATTATTTAAggttaaattaaacattattcgTGTAATGTATAGCCTTAATGGGTAAAATTCGAAAAGAGGGTgtacaatattcaaaaaaaaaataacgattaccATCATACGGTTTTCATCATAAAAACTGcatcatttcaattttaaacatagTTGCATTCTTTTGTTTGTTGTTTATGAAGATACGTTTATTCGGTTATTTCAAGGCTTAACCTATTATAACACGAAAAGAAaacatcgaatataatatataatatatgatacagCGGAAACGTTCCTTTGGTGTTAAAGACCGACTTATCTGTCGTTTGTTCAATGTCAGCAAACTGGAAATCAATATTTGCCCGAAACGTcgtaaaacgtattattattatttaaagatgaACAGCGAAAACGTGTTAATTTTGTCTTTTCGACGACAGTTCCCACGGACAGAGGTGTCGTGTTTACCTAACCAACTAACCGATCCTAAGTACACAGGGTAATGGCAATTACCAATAAATTACATCGTATACAGTTGTAGATACCTGTACGGCTATATATACCAAATAATAGTTGTATTGTAatgatcaaataaaaatgtatgcaaaTGCACACAGATACAATGTatcaatatatacaatatgtacgacgtataaaaatgtatgcaatatatttcatataatattatctatttattatttaatagttgttattataggtatatataataggtaactaatataAGACTGTCGCAATCGATTGTAAGAAATTTACACGATTTCCAtgatcattaataaatattattattataatttagttctTCACTTCAGTAATAATGTAGTATAAAACAATGTACGTTTTCTTATGATTTTTGAGTGGTCGTTTTTATATACATCACGCAACTTTATGCAAGTCAAACCGTATTgcactcgtataatatattattatattttgtatacgccatacgcgcatatattattatttattagttgccAATAGCGAAaactaataatcaaaataattgtatatagttaTGATGCAcactaatattacctattactctttataaaattgtacgatattatatataataccatatgtATAAAAATCACGATTAATGTTGccttaaattattgttttggtcaTATAGGCACGGTGGCacacctatacaataataattatacgtacGACTTCTAAACCTAACTACTTCGACTAAAATCTCGCTTAAGACACTTGACacctgaaaattataataagtggcTAGACATAACATAACCAAATATGTCAACCTCGCacaacaaacaaaacaaaattattacaattttcattttatttactttattacaACACTAGTAGttcatgtaattttttttattaaatgtacacaCTTAGTTTAggtttactaaataatattactaatacgattgaaattagttttttttaaactgttttaccaataattcaatttattaaactCAGAACGATGAACACTGAACAAGTAtcaaaagaaataaaagttAGACTAAATAAAGTTTGCAATCTTTTAAAAGAAATCGAAGACATTTTATGCAAAGTTAATAATGAAGTTCAATCATCAGAATGCAACTATTCGTGCATTTGTGTTTGCGGAAAACAATCAATACCCGAAATAATAGAAACACTGTCCAATCATTGCAAAGATGACGACAGTAGAAAATACGAGAAAATGCAACAATTGCAAGTAACAAGTCCTGAAAAACGTGTAAAATGTAAAGACTTGGGGAGAGAAAAAATGTCTTCTGACATCAGTACATGCTGTCAgagaaataataaacaaaatcatgaaaaaaataacacaaacgATTTATGTTGCAAATTATCAAACAAgcaatttgataataatacacaatattataatgaatgtacGCATGAAAAGTTTACAAACAAGATAAAAGATATTAATCAAAAGGTCATGTTATATTTTGacgaaaagaataaaaataaaccaaacacTCCGATTGGATCAACAATTAAGTCGAAAAAGACATCACGGTTCTGTAGTAGTTACTAAGGATTTTAATGTAACAGGAAATATCCAACCAAAAGACATTACTCGAAGTACTAAACATgcatttaagaaatataaaatatctaatacagACTATTGTTAgtgtattaattatgtattattaattcattttactCACACTGTAAAACGGCAaagcaattttatttaataattttcaactataaGCAAAACATGCCAGACAGACAGACGGTAACTTTATTCCCAGTTcctaccaataatattaattctgcATTTCTGCAACAAAGAAGAAAATACGCGCCTTACACTCGGCGAAACGATGGACGAGCAGGCTTCGCTGACGACGACGTCGTTGAGTTCCGAGTACATTGCTAAGCTATACGTCCTTGGAAAC
The Metopolophium dirhodum isolate CAU chromosome 7, ASM1992520v1, whole genome shotgun sequence DNA segment above includes these coding regions:
- the LOC132948358 gene encoding uncharacterized protein LOC132948358; this encodes MNTEQVSKEIKVRLNKVCNLLKEIEDILCKVNNEVQSSECNYSCICVCGKQSIPEIIETLSNHCKDDDSRKYEKMQQLQVTSPEKRVKCKDLGREKMSSDISTCCQRNNKQNHEKNNTNDLCCKLSNKQFDNNTQYYNECTHEKFTNKIKDINQKVMLYFDEKNKNKPNTPIGSTIKSKKTSRFCSSY